The nucleotide sequence AACAAACATCCCCAAAAAAGCTCCTAAGAAGTATATATTTCCTAAGTATATATTTCAGTTGTCTCTATTGAAACATCCGACTGGTTAGTGCATTGTTGCACAGTTTTCAGGTTCAAGTCCACTGTGTTAAAATTAACAAATAACACAATTTAACTTGTCAAATGAGAATGAGAAGAACAAACACTTTCTATATCAGAATTTCCATCAACATGGATGCACAAATTAACTAAGCATCTTGCAAAATTGTTAGATAATTGTTCCGACTTTAGACATCAAGTCGATTGCTGTTGACTATACAAACAGCTGAAAATGTCATTTTAAAACTCAGCAAGGGCAGGTTTTCATCATGAAATATCAGGGCACAAATGTACAGCTCTGGAGTATATAACATCCAAAAATAAAGTCAAACTGCAGTTGAAATTAACAAATATAAAGCAAAAAGATAGATAAACTTGCTGACCAAACCAACAGCTCATTCAGATATCCATTAGGATCAGTATGCATGTTATCTTACATATCACCCACATCTTGTTAAACAATTAAACTAAACAGATAACAATTAGATGCACATTTAATTCATACAGCAACTAAGATAGTTACTTGAATGAAGTAGAGACAGCAAAAACCTTATAGCTATTGCTATATccaaaatctaaagcatattcatTGCTGTCATGTGCTATTTGGATCTTGATACTATCTCCGACTACCTAAACCTATAGCTACCGCTTGCTGCCCAAAGATGTTATGTTTCCCTTCAGTATTGGAAAACAATTTCTCCATCAGCATCCCTTTTAAAGATACAATGTCTTCTTTCTCCTAATAAGGTCCATGTCTACCCAAATCTATACTGCTGACCGCTGGGCAATGGTCATATGTCATAAACAGAAATACAATCATAGGCATCCTCTTCTAAATTATCTTGGGGACTTTCAGCCTCCAATTCATGTACAGTGCTAACACTAGCAGAACCAATCTACAGATATTGTTCAGCCTTTGGCATAGAGACTGATGAAAAGAATAATTTTGGTTGCTCTTTgcgcttcttcctcttcttcttcttcggtctcTTTGCCCGCGATCGTCCATTTCTTTTTCGACCCTCAGATCCATGTTCTTCATCAAAGTTGTTGCAAATAATAATATCGGACCAATATGAGTCTTGAATGTAGTCAGGTGTAGCCAAATCCGAAGAGACTTTCTTAATTCTTGACAACCTTCTCCTACTCTGTTTACCACCAATGACATCTGGCAATCTCTTATTCTCGGAAGAACTAGAAACCAGCCAATCAATGAATTTAGTGAAGAACCTGACAGTTGTATCCAGGAAACTATATGTTTCAAGAGGATTCCTTGCAGCTAAGCACAGATGTGAGAGCATTTCACAAGAGGAGGAGTCCGTTAAGTCACCTTCTTTTACTCTTGGGCTCCTCACTTGCACATTAGGATAATCAGGAACAGCACTTCTATGTTTCCAGTCGGCTAGACTCTTTTTTATCATAGTGGGTGATTGAAGTCTCTCTCCTCTGACCCATCCATTGCGTCCTCGAACCTTGAGCTGTTTAGTTTGATTTGAAGACTGTGTTGTCAGATCCCTAAGAGAGTTGAGCTTTTTCATCTTACCCTTTCCTGAGACAGCAGGACAAGAATTATCAACCTTTTGTCTCCTACCTGATGAGCCCAAAGACTCTCTTGTTCCAGACCCACTTCTAAAACCATCTGCATTACAAGTAAAGCTTTTCACACCCATTAGCTCAGACAAGCTCCTCTTTTTCCTACGGTCCTCCAAAACAAATTTCTTCCTAGATTTTCCCCAACTGTCCCATGGCTTCTGCTTCCAAGAACCAGAATCTGGTGAATCTAAAGcggacaaatcaacattgtcCTCACCATGATTTCTTGCCATAGCTGGTGAACTCACATCATCATTCTCTAGCCCTTGACCCAGGACAAATACACAAGGTTCCAGATGCCCATTTGATCGACGAAACGCTTTCAGATGAGCTTTTGCTATAACCAGATCCAAGCGATCAGCTCCACTACATGGGGACATAGCTAAAATCCGCACATAGTCAATTAATTTCTTGGGTTCAAAAGAGTTCATGATCCAAGATTTGTCAACAGAAGAACCATATGTCCCTTCCCGAACCCCAGCATTCTGAAACTTTCTGTCCTTAAGCATAGCATAAGCTTCGTCACTTAAACAACCGCATGTCATTCCCAGCTCTATAATCCTAGAAACCTCTCCTAGTGCATCATTTACCGCAGTACCAAATGCATCTGGGCTACCCTTCTTCTCCAAATGTGTGAAGCATGTCTGGAAGGGCTTCAAGTGGGACTTATCGCACCAAGCAAAAGTTTTCTCGCCAAAGTAGACTACCAGAAAGCGGCCCTCCTTCTGAGCATTCAACGCCGTTGCCGATGCATCCGCCTCATCAAATATCTGCCCGGGCCACCAAGGGTGGTTCCTCACCTTACCCCACACCAAGTCCGAGACCGTGAATCCATCCTTCTTCTcatcttgaaagggatgcaaATACCTAGCATGTAGACCATCCTCTATGGTAGCAAGCCGCGGCCGCCCTCTCTTCCTCCTTTCGGGTGGTTCTTGTTCCTGCACATGTACATCGTGGTCTCCGACACCACCTACATCTGCATCGGACTCCGCACCACACTCAGCAGTAAGAACGTGACCTTTATCCGCCACCTTTTCATCGAGCAGCTCGACCTCTGCATCCTCTGCTCCGACTTCCATGACAACCTTCGCCTCGCCCACATCGGTCATATCGACATTCTCTTCCGTTACCATCTCTCGTGCTCCCACCTTTGCAGCAACTTCCGCATCAACGTCAACTGCACGACCCGAGCCTCCAATTCCATTTCGCGCTCCTGTAACCTCGATCGCCAAGCTCTGCGCCGCATCTTTGTCTGCTgcgccttctccatttgttgattCCGCTTCCAGATCGATGGCCACCTCAAAGGCTGTCGCGACGGCTTCCGGCGTAGGCTTCTCGGGCGCGGTCGCAGCAACTGGGGCGGAGACGGCGGAGGAGGGATCAGGCATGCTGCCAGCGTCGTCCTCCGATCGATTTGGGGGCGTGCGAGGAGGAAACCCTAGAAATTTCTCTCGCGGATCCCTACGAGGGATCGGTTCGAGCCAGCACGAGAAGGAAACCCCCAAAGATCAGTCGGGGAAGAAGAAAACCATTATTTCGGACACCGAAGCAAGCGGAGTCGGCGAGGAGGAATGAAACGAAGCTCTATGGAAGGGTGCCTCCCGAGGGAGAGGCGGAGGACGCGTACGAACAAATGGTGGTGAGATTACCGCTCAAGCTTTCGCTTTCAGAACCCCTTCGGATGCACCGAACAGTCCTCGTCAGAGTGACGACCGCGAGTGGAAGTGGGCCCTCAAAATGAACGGTCCAGATGAGAAAATAAGATTGTAAATAAACCGAAATTGTATAGGATCTCCGCCATCTGTGGATCCGTTTGCGGTGATCGGGAGGTGTTCCGAAGTGACGGTATCTGTAACACACGTTCGAAACTTGTCTGCAACGCCCGCGGTGAGATTATGGTGAACGACAATAATAATGACAAAgtaaaattaattttcataaattaTCGTCCTCCTTTGATAATATCtttttaaaagtatttttatatattattttaaataaaaatagaacTAACAATAGCGATGACgattaataataattatcaatattatcattttaatagcTAAAACGTAATATGCATAGTTGCATCACTCAGAAGTTTTTCTTTTCATATAATTAAATATCTTTTTATTTGATACTATTGGATAAACAGCCTATCATATTCTCACATTGTTCGATTTGAATCATATTGAAATTAGAATCGAATCGACCTATCAATTCATAAATTCTAAACCAGACTATATGTGATATATGTGATTCATCAATTAGAATTGAAATTAAACCTCAAGAATAAGAACTCGAATTTGATATATACAggctataaataataaatataattctgAAGTTATTATCGTAGCTAATAATCGATAACAtgaatatatatacgtatacacacaaatataattttttactgATGTTTCACTCACAtagtaatattttaataataatcaaGTGTATAGGATGTTAATCACAATACTCAAAGCCCTGATCACTATTTCTATATATATACAACACATTGCTAAGGGAATGTTTCCTTACAATACTTACATTAAACGACATAACTTGAGGTTGGAGATAATATAAAAACACTGTTATTTCTGGCAGTGTTTCTTATTAGATATATATCTATCCACAGGCAACGTGACATCAGAATAATTTCTTTGGTATGCTTTCAAGGATGATTGCTTCGTGGCTGTCATAAACGGTAGCATGAGAACTTTGTGCACTTTGTTCCGTAAGGAAATAAAGAAGGATACAACAAAGTGCTCCTTATGTTGGGCTTGAATAGCCTATAACCCATCTCCTCTCTTAACTTAACCATAATTCATATTATGAGGGTGTGGgggcagaaaaataaaagaaaaaaaagaaaaaaagataagataactcaaagagactattctcaatcatctagcagtgtttttATCTCATATTAGATCAGATTTACAATATATTCTTACTATGATTATTTGAGGAGAATTTAGATAATGTGCACAATGACGTGATCATTATATCCtaattatttttttgtgattGTTATTAGGATTTTGGgcagagatttatatattcattattcttataatagattatctctagtttacctcatgatttttatccttcacattggagggatttttcacgtaaatcttggtattctatttgattgtgatttcatttaattctactATGTATTATTTtttgctagtatttattcatatataaaaatttatttctctttatatcccatcaattggtatcagagcagagttgtggtgatttaatttttgtatttgaacatggaggctagtagtatttctcgtatgattaatttgaataaaaataattagATGATATAGAACCCAAGAAAAGAatatctcttgtattgtaaagatttgtatagacatttgcaggaggatagtgcaaaacccataattatgacagataatgagtggaagaggttagatcgaaaaacaatttggTTTATTCgataatggcttgatgatagtgtctttcaccatgtttctgctgaaatttctacatattctctttggaaaatatTAGAAAGtctatatgaaagaaaaacaactggcaacaaagcttttttatcagaaaacttgtgaacctaaaatatagagagggtgtttCTATTGCTGAGTatatgaatgaaatgcagagtatcactaatcagttatcctctatgaaaatgtctcttgatgatgaattgcatgcattgttacttctcagttcattatcaaaaagttgggagacactggtagtttccctcagtaattttgcgccagatggtgttgtcaccatgagttaagtaacaagcagtttgttgaatgaggagttgagaagaaagaattcaacaacaactcagaatgattcacaaacaCTTAtttcagagaatagaggaaggtcaaagtctagaagcagtccaatggaagtaagtcaagatcaagaaaaaatattgtttgctataactatagtGAGAAatgacattacaagaatcaatgtaagcaacctaagaagtgcaagaaaaagagaaaagaaattgagcctacagagtcaaaagataatattatagttataagtggtgattatttgattttgtctcattctgatgatattttttcttgtatgtcaggatcttaagtgggtgattgacataggtgcttcttatcatgctacactgcggagagagttttttgctacatacaagtctgaaaattttggtgttgttaagatgggcaactatggcacgacagacatcattggcatgggtgatatacaaataaagaccaaccttggctgcaagttagtacttaaggatgtgaggtatgtggttaacttgagactgaatttaatttcagttggaaggctagatgatgaagactatgatagcagatttcacagagggcaatggaagctcagtaagggttctcttattatagccagtagaaagaaatgtcatacgttGTAtatgttgcaggctaaagcttatggtgagcagttaaatgctacataaaaagacttcagcattgaGTTGTGGCATaagcgactgggacacatgagcgagaaggggttgcaagctctttccaagagagaggtattaccagacctcggAGATACACATTTGAaccattgtattgattgtttggctagtaaacattacatggtttcatttgctagtcctactttatcaagaaaaatacatgctttagaccgtgtttatacagatgtatatggtcctttgaggataaatACTCTTGGTGAAtccgttgatgttcttggtataagtggtgtactttattttatcacttttatagatgatttttctataaaagtttgtgcctatgctttgaagactaaagatcatgttattaatgtcttcaaagagtttcatgccaaggttaaaagggagacagaaagacaattgaaatgcataagatcagataatgatggtgagtacgcatgattatttaatgattattgcatgtcacataggatccaacatgagatgacagttcttggtatacctcagcataatgctattaTAGGGAGGATGAAccgtaccatcatggaaaagattagaTGCATACAGGCAAagttacccaaaaggttttgggatgaggctttgaggactacagttgatgtgatcaacttgtcaccgtgtacaaccctagatggtgatgttgcagagcatgtatggtcaaggAAAAATATTTTCTATAGACATTTGAGAGTGTTGGGTTATCatacatttgcacatattccaaacaataagaggtccaagttggatggtaagactaaataatgtatttttcttggctactcgcatgatcaatttggttacaggctttgggatccagaaaagcagaaggtgtttagaagcagagatgtgatcttctttgaggatcaaaccttgaggatttgaagaagaagtcagcgaccaagacttctgcagaaggattagtagaTTATGACTcaattactcctctagtatattagggtgatggggagatatgcaggaaggtggtgtagagcctgatgttgatctacttgcaagacatgttgagcaagaagaagttggagagcaacttcccacagaacctcagttaagaagatcttctagacaacatcaaccttccagaagatactttataaatgagtatgtgatgcttactgatgtaggtgaaccagagagttactaggaagcagttgaaagtgagcagaaaaagaaaTGGTTAGTTGACATtcaagaagagatggatgctttttagaagaatcacacttatgatttagtgttactaaatgaaatgaaggctttgaagaacaagtgggttttcaggttgaagactcaagaatattgttctcaaccaaagtacaaaactaGATTGGTTATAAAAGgcttggtcaaaagaaatgtattgactttgaagagattttttctcatgttgttaaaatgtcttttaTTCGTGTTTGTCTttatattgctgctagccaggatttggaggttgagcagttagatgtgaatatagctttccttcatggtgatttggaggagaaaatttatatggagcaactagaagacttcaaagtcaaaggtaaaaagaactttgtctacaagttgaagaagagcttgtatgggctgaaaCAAGCtcctggtacagaaagtttgattcatttatgataaaaaatgaatacaaaagaacggcttcagatcattatgtgtacatcaaatggtttcgtaagaattttattattctcttactttatgttgatgatatgcttattattgggaaagatatgtctaaaattgataagttaaagaaggaactgagtgagttttTTGAAATGAAGGACAtgaggccagcaaagcaaatattgGGTATACAGATTTTCCGTGACAAAAATCAAgacgatttggttgtcacaggagaaatatatcgagaaggtattggaaagattcagtatgagcaatacaaatccagttggttctcctcttgcaagtcactacaagttgtgctcagaacagagcccatcaagtgatgaggagaaggagaaaatgcaaaaggttccttatgcttcagcaattgaaagtttaatgtatgtaatggtatgtacgaggccggacataacatatccagtgggtgttactagcagatttcttacaaatttaAACAAAAAACACTAGGCGATAGTgaagtgaatttttagatatctcgggagggagctctaaggtttgtttaaattTTGGAGGTGAACCGCTTATattgacaggttacacaaatgcagatctgataagagatatagatacgagaaagtccacttcaggttatgtacttacttttgtagggggagtcgTGTCATGACAATCTAGATTGTAAagatgtattgctctctccaccacagaggcagaatatattgctgctatagaggtttgcaaagaaatgttatggatgaaagaattcttataagaattgaggttgaaacaagaaaattatattatgcattgtgacagccagagtgtcatccatttgtgtaagaatctaatgtttcattccaagttaaagcatatagatgtcagatataattggattcgaaatgtacttgaagagaagtagttacaacttcagaaaattcacacaaatgATAATGGAGTAGACATATTGATAaataccttaccaaaagaaagataggagatatgccgatagctGATCGGTATGACTTCACGTTGAGGAGTCataggacaacctcccttatgggctgacagcccatagtgggcttgaacaGCCCACAGCCTAcatcctctcttaacctaaccctaattcatattaggggggtgtggaggctacgaaaagaggagaaaaaaaggCATCAGTAAGGGCGAAAATTACAGCCACATGATTCCAGAGAAAatgaggagaacaaggcagaaaactaAGAAAAATAAAGGGAAGAAggcaaggacaatgcagagagactgttctcaatcatctaataatgttttcatctcaggttagatcagatctatagtagattcttactggaattacttggggagaatttagatattgtgcatagtgacgtgatccttgtatcccagttattctcttgtgattgttgctagggttttgggcaagagattgagatttgtatattcattattcttatagtggattatctctagtttgtttcATGGTTTTTAACTTTCAAATTAGAGGAATttttcacataaatcttgatgttctatttgattgtgatttcatttatttttcctATGTATTATGATCTACTAGTATTTGATCCTTAATTAGAGGAAAAGTCTTCCATCCATTTCTATGAAATTAGATTATGAGAGGGACAAAATCAAATTATGAAGTAAAAATTAGTAATATAATTTACAATTAGAGAAAACTAAAGAGTAGTATATGAGCCTCATGACATGCaaacataaattatttttattacataatacaAAGAATTTAATGGTAACTAATATTATCAACAAAGGTACCGAAAAAGGAATACAATAATTTAGGTGACTTATTTATTCTATTTATAAGTGATAACATTAGAATCCATAGTGTGAGGTTAGATAAAACCATAAAGATTTATTTACAAGATATCCAAATCTATAAAATTTTCTATACTAATACTTGTATAGAAAATAACAGAAATGTGTGGTCTTGAAATTTAATGAATTTAgagattataaaataaatatttcccAATAACTAAGAAGAAGGCATTTGGTCATTCATTTATTTTTAGGAgaggaatattatcaaaaaaaaaataaatcaaggtGTGTCAACAAcaataagacaaaaaaaaaaaagtagttcAGTGCATCCCTAACTACAAACTCACTAATAATAATGGTTGCAATCTTAATCTCAATTATAAAACATAATTAAGAGTGAGTGGGTCCCACAACATGTGGCACATATACAAAAATTGAGCTTGGTCCAAGACTGAAGGGAGTGTCTTAGCCTTCCTCATTCAAGCAATTGATGGGGTACATGTTAGGTGATGCATCCCATCCCACCACCAAATCCTACTCCTTCCCCTTCACCTTCCTTCAGCTCCAAGGGATGACTTGTGACATCAAAAGAAAGCGAAGGCATAGCTTTTCTTTTGAGAGCAAAAGAGACTTTGAAATTATTTGGTGTCCAACAATGAGAGCCCAACACAAAGCCAACAAAAAGGAGACCTCGTCACCCCACCTAATGCTTCCGACAATTCTACCGTTGCCCTCCCGCCTCTTTAAACTGTTCTCCCACCCTCTCCCCCCCCCCTTGTCCTTTGTCTTCCTTCTCCTCAATGGGCTCCTCGGATCGATCCAAGAAGAGAACCCACCTATGGAAGAAGGCGCTCCTCCACTTCGCCTTGTGCTTCGTGACCGGCTTCTTCACCGGCTTCGCCCCGACCAGCACCGCCTCCCTCTTCTCCCGCCACGACGCCTCCATTCGGCCTGCGACCGCTGACTCCTTCAACCGGAGCCTGATGGCCGAGATACCCGCCGAGACGCCTGCCGCGAGCGAGCGGCTCGGACCTGCGACCGCTCACTCCTCTGTCAACCGGAGCCTGATGGTCGAGACACCCGCCGAGACGCCGGCCGCGAGCGAGCGGCTCGAGCGAGGGTCCGAGAGGCAGCTGATCGTGGTCACCACGACCCAGTCCGGCGACCGCCTGCAGGGGCCGCTCCTGAGGAGGCTGGCCGACACGTTGAAGCTGGTGCCGCCACCGCTGCTCTGGGTCGTCGTCCAGGCCCGCGCCGCCGCGCCCGAGACCGCCGAGGTGCTGAGGAGGACCGGCGTCGTGTACAGGCACTTGACCTTCGACGCGAACTTCACCGACCCGGCGGCGGAGGCCGACCACCAGAGGAACGTGGCCCTGAACCACATTGAGTATCACCGGCTCACCGGGATCGTCCACTTCGCAGGCGCCTCCAACGTCTACGATCTCCGGTTCTTCCAGGAGATGAGACAGATCGAGTACGAGTTCTCTGCCTTCTCTTCTTCATCTCGACTCCAACTACCAACCTCTACAGTCACGATCGTTTCCCGTTCTTCCAAGAAAACGCATCGAGGATAAGAGAAGAAGCTTTTTTGCTTGGCTCTCCTGAAATTAGCATTACAATTCTGCCTGTTCTCGCTAAAAGATCTGCATCCAAACAAAATGCAGGGGATTTGGGGCATGGCCAGTGGCGCTGGTATCAGCAAACAGGAAGAGAGTGGTGGTGGAGGGGCCGATCTGCAACTCCTCCAAGGTCGTGGGGTGGCTCTTCAGGGACTTGGCTAGTGACAAGATTGGTCTCGGTAGTCTCCTGACTGATGCTGACATGAAAGCGAAGCCTCCAAGGATCAACATCTCAGGCTTTGCCTTCAACAGCTCCATACTGTGGGATCCTGAGAGATGGGGCCGAGCCACCTCTGTGCCGGACACATCCCAGGTTTGTCAATCTGTGCAGAGACTTTCCAACCTTGATCTCAAAGGTTTGAGGTGTCATTTGCTCAATCATTAGTTTCATCTACTCTGTTCTTCTTCTCCACATTACCAAGCCGCACAAGATTCTGCAGCAGCGTCTTCCAGGATGAGCTTAGTATAATCCTTAATTCTTTTGCAGACAGAATGGAAGCCTTCTAACGTTTGTCTGACGACTGTTATTGTAGGACTCGATCAAATTCGTCCGAGAGGTGCTACTAGAAGATGAGACCAAGTTGAAGGGCATTCCTGCTGATTGCTCCAAGATCATGCTGTGGCATCTCTACATTCCAAGAGCCACCAATCTGCCCTCCCACCACCAAATCCAGAATGCaagcagatgaggagaagaaagatAAGTCATGTAAATGGAGAGAGAGATTCATTGTTACTTTTGCCaattttggaggaggaaattagcCATCTTCCAAACTACTATTATTTATTGTTAGTTCTCAATATTCTTTAGCTGGTGTTGGTCACCATACTCAGTTTAAGGAACACTTAAAGTATAAGACAGGAATGATCAGAGGAAGGCAACTCATCGTTCATCTCCAAGTCTTATTCCATGTACAAGCAGCTGCTGGCATTTTAAAGGCCCCAAGAACTCAACAGGAATGATCATGGCATGTGCAGGGGAAGAGCATCTGAGTTGGTGAGCTTGGAATCCAACCATGTGTGCTGCAGCCACCGACTGATCATCTCCATGCAATAGAATGCGATTGAAGAAAGCTGTGTGTTGGAAGTAGAAACAATGTCATGTTGGCCTCCACTCGACCACTTCTTTGGCTCTCTGTGATGATTGATCAATGGACACGAGGAAGAAGAGTTGCTTTCACTCACAAAGCAACCGCATGCCATGCCTTCCTTCACATGCACAC is from Musa acuminata AAA Group cultivar baxijiao chromosome BXJ3-8, Cavendish_Baxijiao_AAA, whole genome shotgun sequence and encodes:
- the LOC103995428 gene encoding beta-1,4-xylosyltransferase IRX9-like produces the protein MGSSDRSKKRTHLWKKALLHFALCFVTGFFTGFAPTSTASLFSRHDASIRPATADSFNRSLMAEIPAETPAASERLGPATAHSSVNRSLMVETPAETPAASERLERGSERQLIVVTTTQSGDRLQGPLLRRLADTLKLVPPPLLWVVVQARAAAPETAEVLRRTGVVYRHLTFDANFTDPAAEADHQRNVALNHIEYHRLTGIVHFAGASNVYDLRFFQEMRQIEGFGAWPVALVSANRKRVVVEGPICNSSKVVGWLFRDLASDKIGLGSLLTDADMKAKPPRINISGFAFNSSILWDPERWGRATSVPDTSQDSIKFVREVLLEDETKLKGIPADCSKIMLWHLYIPRATNLPSHHQIQNASR
- the LOC103995429 gene encoding PWWP domain-containing protein 5-like isoform X1 is translated as MPDPSSAVSAPVAATAPEKPTPEAVATAFEVAIDLEAESTNGEGAADKDAAQSLAIEVTGARNGIGGSGRAVDVDAEVAAKVGAREMVTEENVDMTDVGEAKVVMEVGAEDAEVELLDEKVADKGHVLTAECGAESDADVGGVGDHDVHVQEQEPPERRKRGRPRLATIEDGLHARYLHPFQDEKKDGFTVSDLVWGKVRNHPWWPGQIFDEADASATALNAQKEGRFLVVYFGEKTFAWCDKSHLKPFQTCFTHLEKKGSPDAFGTAVNDALGEVSRIIELGMTCGCLSDEAYAMLKDRKFQNAGVREGTYGSSVDKSWIMNSFEPKKLIDYVRILAMSPCSGADRLDLVIAKAHLKAFRRSNGHLEPCVFVLGQGLENDDVSSPAMARNHGEDNVDLSALDSPDSGSWKQKPWDSWGKSRKKFVLEDRRKKRSLSELMGVKSFTCNADGFRSGSGTRESLGSSGRRQKVDNSCPAVSGKGKMKKLNSLRDLTTQSSNQTKQLKVRGRNGWVRGERLQSPTMIKKSLADWKHRSAVPDYPNVQVRSPRVKEGDLTDSSSCEMLSHLCLAARNPLETYSFLDTTVRFFTKFIDWLVSSSSENKRLPDVIGGKQSRRRLSRIKKVSSDLATPDYIQDSYWSDIIICNNFDEEHGSEGRKRNGRSRAKRPKKKKRKKRKEQPKLFFSSVSMPKAEQYL